One genomic segment of Danio rerio strain Tuebingen ecotype United States chromosome 11, GRCz12tu, whole genome shotgun sequence includes these proteins:
- the si:ch211-156l18.7 gene encoding keratin, type I cuticular Ha5-like, whose protein sequence is MACSKTYPETCWKTCSESSPETYSTSCSETSEICPKPCSFTFPETCRKTCSETSSDSCLKTCPETCSTQSYPETCYESCPKHCYSTCPEICPKPSSFTCPKTCLKTFSESSSITCPETCSNTCTAPCSFTCPETCLKTCSETCPKPCSFTCPETCLKTCSETCSKPSSFTCPETCIKTSSDICSKPCSFTCPETCPKSFSITCPQTCSETCLKTCSDTCPKPCSFTCPDTYLKTCSETCSETCPKPCSFTCPESCLKTYSETCSDTLSKSCSFNNPKPCPDNCLKTCSETCSTTCSETCSKPCSFTFPDTCPKTCPEPCTSSCPETSSETCPKPCPISNPKSCFSTFSNSCSVSSVTVPRHCRTVTTKAHSVYGCGVGGRTRISSCSYRPNTCSPCPLYKLDGFGERFGARIMAGGCYGRDYDYHQLNEKATMQNLNDRLASYLDKVHFLEAANATLEKQICDYFEKKDPICQKDYSCYLKTIDCLQKKIKDATITNGKILLRIDNSKLAADDFRIKYENELSIHQCVKADIDNLRCILDKTCLAKADLELQICTLEEELVYLRKTHQEDVAALMCQLTNSKVCVEVDAAPQQDLKKVLDDIRCYYDTIIDKHCTEQECWFKEKMAGLCKDTAINTECLETSMSRISDLRRTLQSLEIELQSQISLKGALECSLLETEARYSTMLAGYQKHINAYEAELCQVRAGIEQQGRDYDALLDIKSRLEQEIATYRCLLENQASQC, encoded by the exons ATGGCATGCTCCAAAACCTACCCTGAGACTTGTTGGAAGACCTGCTCTGAATCCAGCCCTGAGACTTACTCCACAAGCTGCTCAGAGACCTCTGAGATCTGCCCCAAGCCTTGCTCCTTCACCTTCCCCGAGACTTGCAGGAAGACTTGCTCTGAGACCAGCTCTGACTCCTGCCTGAAGACCTGCCCTGAAACCTGTTCTACCCAAAGCTACCCAGAGACCTGCTATGAGAGCTGCCCCAAGCACTGCTACTCCACCTGCCCTGAAATCTGCCCTAAGCCTTCCTCGTTCACCTGCCCCAAGACCTGTCTGAAGACTTTCTCTGAGAGTAGCTCCATAACTTGCCCTGAGACCTGCTCCAACACCTGCACCGCACCCTGTTCTTTCACCTGCCCTGAGACCTGTCTGAAAACTTGCTCTGAGACCTGTCCCAAGCCCTGTTCCTTTACCTGCCCCGAGACCTGTCTGAAAACTTGCTCTGAGACCTGTTCCAAGCCCAGTTCCTTCACCTGCCCTGAGACGTGTATTAAAACCTCATCTGACATCTGCTCCAAGCCCTGTTCCTTCACCTGCCCTGAGACCTGTCCCAAGTCTTTTTCAATCACCTGCCCCCAAACCTGCTCCGAGACCTGTCTGAAAACTTGCTCCGATACATGTCCCAAGCCCTGTTCCTTTACCTGCCCTGACACCTATCTTAAAACTTGCTCTGAGACATGCTCTGAGACCTGTCCCAAGCCCTGTTCCTTTACCTGCCCTGAGTCCTGTCTTAAAACGTACTCTGAGACCTGCTCTGATACACTCTCCAAGTCCTGCTCCTTCAACAACCCCAAACCCTGCCCTGACAACTGTCTGAAGACCTGCTCTGAGACCTGCTCTACAACTTGTTCTGAGACCTGCTCCAAGCCCTGTTCATTCACCTTCCCTGATACTTGTCCGAAGACTTGCCCGGAACCCTGCACCTCAAGCTGCCCAGAAACCTCATCTGAAACCTGCCCCAAGCCTTGCCCCATCTCCAACCCCAAGTCCTGCTTTAGCACCTTCTCCAATAGCTGTTCCGTGTCTTCAGTGACCGTTCCTCGTCATTGTAGAACAGTTACAACAAAAGCCCACAGTGTATATGGTTGCGGTGTTGGAGGAAGGACCCGCATCTCTTCTTGCTCCTATCGTCCAAATACTTGCTCCCCATGTCCATTATACAAACTTGATGGATTCGGTGAAAGATTTGGTGCTAGAATCATGGCTGGAGGGTGTTATGGCAGGGATTATGACTATCACCAGTTGAATGAGAAGGCCACCATGCAAAACCTGAACGATCGTCTGGCGTCCTACCTGGATAAGGTGCACTTTTTAGAGGCTGCCAATGCCACTCTGGAGAAGCAGATCTGTGATTACTTTGAGAAGAAAGACCCAATCTGTCAGAAAGACTACAGCTGCTACCTGAAAACCATTGACTGCCTTCAGAAAAAG ATTAAAGATGCTACAATCACCAATGGCAAAATCCTACTCCGAATCGACAACTCTAAACTGGCTGCTGATGACTTCAGGATAAA GTATGAGAATGAGCTGTCAATACATCAGTGTGTGAAGGCTGATATTGATAACCTGCGATGCATACTTGATAAGACATGCCTGGCAAAGGCCGACCTGGAGTTGCAGATCTGCACTTTGGAGGAGGAACTTGTGTATTTGAGAAAAACTCACCAAGAG GATGTGGCGGCACTAATGTGTCAGTTGACAAACTCAAAGGTGTGTGTTGAAGTGGACGCCGCTCCTCAGCAAGACCTCAAAAAGGTTTTGGATGACATCCGTTGTTATTATGACACCATCATAGACAAACACTGCACAGAACAGGAGTGCTGGTTCAAAGAGAAG ATGGCAGGTCTATGTAAAGATACTGCAATCAACACAGAGTGCCTGGAAACCTCCATGTCACGTATTTCTGATTTACGACGCACATTGCAGAGTCTGGAGATCGAGCTACAGTCTCAAATCAGCCTG AAAGGAGCTCTGGAGTGTTCACTGCTGGAAACAGAGGCGCGTTACAGCACTATGCTAGCAGGCTATCAGAAACACATCAACGCATATGAGGCAGAGCTCTGTCAGGTTCGCGCTGGCATTGAGCAGCAGGGCAGAGATTATGATGCCCTGCTGGACATCAAGAGCCGCCTGGAGCAGGAGATCGCCACCTACAGGTGCCTCCTGGAAAACCAGGCCTCTCA GTGCTGA
- the krt95 gene encoding keratin 95 isoform X2 — protein MSCSLRTSSCQGPKTMTSKSIVTPIRCGTVTACAPKAYSITGCGFGGGSRISSSCYRRVGCYPDLLCKISGGYGRLNSVLTAKSCDYTQLNEKTTMQNLNDRLASYIEKVRCLEAANATLEQQIRDYYEKKGPICQRDYSCYWNTINCLKEQIAAANVNNANILLQIDNSKLAADDFRIKYEHEIAVRQCVESDIANLRRLLDQATLSKAELENQIETLIGDLECLKKNHQEDVAALMCQLTNSKVCVEVDAAPQQDLNKILDDIRCHYENIIDKHRREQECWFKEKTAQLCKDVAGDTECLETSRSQISDLRRTLQCLEIELQSQLSMKCALEASLRETEARYSTMLAGYQKHINTYEAELSQVRAGIEQQGRDYDALLDIKSRLEQEIATYRCLLENQPIK, from the exons ATGTCGTGCTCTCTCCGTACGTCATCTTGCCAAGGTCCCAAGACCATGACCTCAAAATCCATAGTCACCCCGATTCGCTGTGGTACAGTAACTGCTTGTGCACCCAAGGCCTATAGTATAACTGGCTGTGGTTTTGGAGGAGGCTCCCGCATCTCTTCCTCATGTTACCGCCGGGTTGGTTGTTACCCAGATTTGCTTTGCAAAATTAGTGGAGGATATGGCAGGCTGAACAGTGTACTCACAGCTAAGAGCTGTGACTACACCCAGCTGAATGAGAAGACCACCATGCAGAACCTGAATGATCGTCTGGCGTCCTACATAGAGAAGGTGCGCTGCTTAGAGGCTGCCAATGCCACTCTGGAGCAGCAGATCAGGGATTATTATGAGAAGAAGGGGCCGATCTGCCAGAGGGACTACAGCTGCTACTGGAACACCATCAACTGCTTGAAGGAACag ATTGCAGCTGCAAATGTCAACAACGCCAACATCCTTCTGCAGATCGACAACTCTAAACTGGCTGCTGATGACTTCAGGATAAA ATATGAGCATGAGATAGCAGTGCGGCAGTGTGTTGAGTCTGACATCGCCAACCTGCGCCGACTGCTGGATCAAGCAACCTTGAGCAAGGCTGAACTAGAGAACCAGATCGAGACTCTGATTGGAGATCTAGAGTGTTTGAAGAAGAACCACCAGGAG GATGTGGCGGCTCTAATGTGTCAGTTGACAAACTCAAAAGTGTGCGTGGAAGTGGACGCCGCTCCTCAGCAAGACCTGAATAAGATTTTGGATGACATTCGTTGTCATTATGAGAACATCATAGACAAACACCGCAGAGAACAGGAGTGCTGGTTTAAAGAGAAG ACGGCACAACTGTGCAAAGATGTGGCTGGTGACACAGAGTGCCTTGAAACCTCGAGGTCACAGATATCAGATCTGCGGAGGACCTTGCAGTGCCTTGAGATCGAGCTACAGTCTCAACTCAGCATG AAATGCGCACTTGAGGCTTCACTGCGGGAAACAGAGGCGCGTTACAGCACTATGCTAGCAGGCTATCAGAAACACATCAACACATATGAGGCAGAGCTCTCTCAGGTTCGCGCTGGCATTGAGCAGCAGGGCAGAGATTATGATGCCCTGCTGGACATCAAGAGCCGCCTGGAGCAGGAGATCGCCACCTACAGGTGCCTCCTGGAAAATCAGCCCATTAAGTAA
- the krt95 gene encoding keratin 95: MSCSLRTSSCQGPKTMTSKSIVTPIRCGTVTACAPKAYSITGCGFGGGSRISSSCYRRVGCYPDLLCKISGGYGRLNSVLTAKSCDYTQLNEKTTMQNLNDRLASYIEKVRCLEAANATLEQQIRDYYEKKGPICQRDYSCYWNTINCLKEQIAAANVNNANILLQIDNSKLAADDFRIKYEHEIAVRQCVESDIANLRRLLDQATLSKAELENQIETLIGDLECLKKNHQEDVAALMCQLTNSKVCVEVDAAPQQDLNKILDDIRCHYENIIDKHRREQECWFKEKTAQLCKDVAGDTECLETSRSQISDLRRTLQCLEIELQSQLSMKCALEASLRETEARYSTMLAGYQKHINTYEAELSQVRAGIEQQGRDYDALLDIKSRLEQEIATYRCLLENQPIKTQEGGVFVCSTPVETVACKQFI; encoded by the exons ATGTCGTGCTCTCTCCGTACGTCATCTTGCCAAGGTCCCAAGACCATGACCTCAAAATCCATAGTCACCCCGATTCGCTGTGGTACAGTAACTGCTTGTGCACCCAAGGCCTATAGTATAACTGGCTGTGGTTTTGGAGGAGGCTCCCGCATCTCTTCCTCATGTTACCGCCGGGTTGGTTGTTACCCAGATTTGCTTTGCAAAATTAGTGGAGGATATGGCAGGCTGAACAGTGTACTCACAGCTAAGAGCTGTGACTACACCCAGCTGAATGAGAAGACCACCATGCAGAACCTGAATGATCGTCTGGCGTCCTACATAGAGAAGGTGCGCTGCTTAGAGGCTGCCAATGCCACTCTGGAGCAGCAGATCAGGGATTATTATGAGAAGAAGGGGCCGATCTGCCAGAGGGACTACAGCTGCTACTGGAACACCATCAACTGCTTGAAGGAACag ATTGCAGCTGCAAATGTCAACAACGCCAACATCCTTCTGCAGATCGACAACTCTAAACTGGCTGCTGATGACTTCAGGATAAA ATATGAGCATGAGATAGCAGTGCGGCAGTGTGTTGAGTCTGACATCGCCAACCTGCGCCGACTGCTGGATCAAGCAACCTTGAGCAAGGCTGAACTAGAGAACCAGATCGAGACTCTGATTGGAGATCTAGAGTGTTTGAAGAAGAACCACCAGGAG GATGTGGCGGCTCTAATGTGTCAGTTGACAAACTCAAAAGTGTGCGTGGAAGTGGACGCCGCTCCTCAGCAAGACCTGAATAAGATTTTGGATGACATTCGTTGTCATTATGAGAACATCATAGACAAACACCGCAGAGAACAGGAGTGCTGGTTTAAAGAGAAG ACGGCACAACTGTGCAAAGATGTGGCTGGTGACACAGAGTGCCTTGAAACCTCGAGGTCACAGATATCAGATCTGCGGAGGACCTTGCAGTGCCTTGAGATCGAGCTACAGTCTCAACTCAGCATG AAATGCGCACTTGAGGCTTCACTGCGGGAAACAGAGGCGCGTTACAGCACTATGCTAGCAGGCTATCAGAAACACATCAACACATATGAGGCAGAGCTCTCTCAGGTTCGCGCTGGCATTGAGCAGCAGGGCAGAGATTATGATGCCCTGCTGGACATCAAGAGCCGCCTGGAGCAGGAGATCGCCACCTACAGGTGCCTCCTGGAAAATCAGCCCATTAA GACTCAAGAGG GGGGCGTTTTTGTCTGTTCAACACCAGTGGAAACAGTAGCATGTAAACAATTCATATAA
- the krt95 gene encoding keratin 95 isoform X1 produces MSCSLRTSSCQGPKTMTSKSIVTPIRCGTVTACAPKAYSITGCGFGGGSRISSSCYRRVGCYPDLLCKISGGYGRLNSVLTAKSCDYTQLNEKTTMQNLNDRLASYIEKVRCLEAANATLEQQIRDYYEKKGPICQRDYSCYWNTINCLKEQIAAANVNNANILLQIDNSKLAADDFRIKYEHEIAVRQCVESDIANLRRLLDQATLSKAELENQIETLIGDLECLKKNHQEDVAALMCQLTNSKVCVEVDAAPQQDLNKILDDIRCHYENIIDKHRREQECWFKEKTAQLCKDVAGDTECLETSRSQISDLRRTLQCLEIELQSQLSMKCALEASLRETEARYSTMLAGYQKHINTYEAELSQVRAGIEQQGRDYDALLDIKSRLEQEIATYRCLLENQPIKTQEGI; encoded by the exons ATGTCGTGCTCTCTCCGTACGTCATCTTGCCAAGGTCCCAAGACCATGACCTCAAAATCCATAGTCACCCCGATTCGCTGTGGTACAGTAACTGCTTGTGCACCCAAGGCCTATAGTATAACTGGCTGTGGTTTTGGAGGAGGCTCCCGCATCTCTTCCTCATGTTACCGCCGGGTTGGTTGTTACCCAGATTTGCTTTGCAAAATTAGTGGAGGATATGGCAGGCTGAACAGTGTACTCACAGCTAAGAGCTGTGACTACACCCAGCTGAATGAGAAGACCACCATGCAGAACCTGAATGATCGTCTGGCGTCCTACATAGAGAAGGTGCGCTGCTTAGAGGCTGCCAATGCCACTCTGGAGCAGCAGATCAGGGATTATTATGAGAAGAAGGGGCCGATCTGCCAGAGGGACTACAGCTGCTACTGGAACACCATCAACTGCTTGAAGGAACag ATTGCAGCTGCAAATGTCAACAACGCCAACATCCTTCTGCAGATCGACAACTCTAAACTGGCTGCTGATGACTTCAGGATAAA ATATGAGCATGAGATAGCAGTGCGGCAGTGTGTTGAGTCTGACATCGCCAACCTGCGCCGACTGCTGGATCAAGCAACCTTGAGCAAGGCTGAACTAGAGAACCAGATCGAGACTCTGATTGGAGATCTAGAGTGTTTGAAGAAGAACCACCAGGAG GATGTGGCGGCTCTAATGTGTCAGTTGACAAACTCAAAAGTGTGCGTGGAAGTGGACGCCGCTCCTCAGCAAGACCTGAATAAGATTTTGGATGACATTCGTTGTCATTATGAGAACATCATAGACAAACACCGCAGAGAACAGGAGTGCTGGTTTAAAGAGAAG ACGGCACAACTGTGCAAAGATGTGGCTGGTGACACAGAGTGCCTTGAAACCTCGAGGTCACAGATATCAGATCTGCGGAGGACCTTGCAGTGCCTTGAGATCGAGCTACAGTCTCAACTCAGCATG AAATGCGCACTTGAGGCTTCACTGCGGGAAACAGAGGCGCGTTACAGCACTATGCTAGCAGGCTATCAGAAACACATCAACACATATGAGGCAGAGCTCTCTCAGGTTCGCGCTGGCATTGAGCAGCAGGGCAGAGATTATGATGCCCTGCTGGACATCAAGAGCCGCCTGGAGCAGGAGATCGCCACCTACAGGTGCCTCCTGGAAAATCAGCCCATTAA GACTCAAGAGGGTATCTAA